A region from the Desulfoglaeba alkanexedens ALDC genome encodes:
- the istB gene encoding IS21-like element helper ATPase IstB, with amino-acid sequence MELAGLLEKMKMEHLLSQIDSVCEQASKRDLSYKDFLAEALQAEWRGRHGKAVEARLKMARFPWVKTLEQFDFSFQPSIDRKVIRELSGLSFVDRAENVILLGPPGVGKTHLSISLGVKAVEAGYRVLFLTLESMLTRLTRARMENRVERQLQQFVYPRVLIIDEMGYLPMSRDEAGLFFRLLTRRYEKASLIITSNKSFVDWGEIFNDQVLATAILDRLLHHCTTLNIKGDSFRLKEKRKAGLVGAGPRTAFPTEQKGSE; translated from the coding sequence ATGGAGCTAGCAGGCCTCCTTGAGAAGATGAAGATGGAGCACCTTCTCTCGCAGATCGATTCAGTCTGTGAGCAGGCATCAAAGAGGGATCTCTCCTATAAAGACTTCCTTGCGGAAGCCCTTCAGGCCGAATGGCGGGGCAGACACGGAAAGGCCGTTGAGGCCAGACTCAAGATGGCCCGATTCCCCTGGGTGAAAACTCTTGAGCAATTTGACTTCTCGTTTCAGCCAAGCATCGATCGCAAGGTGATCCGTGAACTCTCGGGACTCTCCTTCGTCGATAGGGCAGAGAATGTGATCCTCCTTGGCCCTCCGGGGGTGGGAAAGACACATCTTTCCATTTCGCTGGGAGTAAAAGCCGTAGAGGCCGGATACCGAGTCCTCTTCCTTACTCTCGAGTCGATGCTTACTCGGCTCACTCGAGCCAGGATGGAGAACCGGGTGGAGAGGCAACTCCAACAGTTTGTCTACCCAAGAGTGCTCATCATCGATGAGATGGGATACCTCCCGATGAGCCGAGATGAAGCTGGGCTTTTCTTCAGGCTTCTTACCAGAAGATACGAGAAGGCCTCTTTGATCATCACCTCCAACAAGAGCTTTGTTGACTGGGGGGAGATCTTCAATGATCAGGTGCTGGCCACAGCCATACTCGATAGGCTCCTTCACCACTGCACCACCCTCAACATCAAAGGGGATAGTTTCAGGCTCAAAGAAAAGAGAAAGGCAGGGCTTGTCGGAGCCGGTCCAAGAACCGCTTTTCCGACTGAACAAAAAGGATCCGAGTGA
- a CDS encoding NTP transferase domain-containing protein, with translation MKAIILSAGQGKRLLPYTAERPKCIVPIHGRAMVEWQIDELIKCGVEDICVVLGYGADKVEQQLKDRYGQGGVRTLFNPFYSVGDNLSTCWIARSEMTEDFILLNGDTLFQAPVMETLLASERHPITVTIDRKNSYDGDDMKVVLDGERLLRIGKDLPLDQVCAESIGMLLFRGEGPELFRQAVEDVMRHPAALKRWYLSVIDELARKTPVWTCCIEGLLWCEVDCPADLKHAEKVVRAIADRQAGDMRGAV, from the coding sequence ATGAAAGCCATCATTCTCAGCGCAGGGCAAGGGAAGAGACTGCTTCCCTATACCGCTGAACGTCCCAAATGTATCGTTCCCATTCATGGTCGGGCCATGGTTGAATGGCAGATCGACGAACTGATCAAGTGCGGCGTCGAAGACATCTGCGTCGTGTTGGGCTACGGGGCCGACAAGGTCGAGCAACAGCTCAAGGACCGGTACGGACAAGGCGGTGTACGCACCCTTTTCAATCCCTTCTACTCCGTCGGTGACAACCTGAGCACCTGCTGGATCGCCCGTTCCGAGATGACGGAGGATTTCATCCTCCTGAACGGTGACACCCTCTTTCAGGCCCCTGTCATGGAAACCCTCCTTGCCTCCGAGCGGCATCCAATAACGGTAACCATCGATCGCAAAAACAGCTATGACGGCGATGACATGAAGGTCGTTCTGGATGGCGAGCGCCTGCTACGCATCGGCAAGGACCTCCCCCTCGACCAGGTTTGTGCCGAGTCGATCGGCATGCTGCTGTTCCGCGGAGAGGGGCCGGAGCTGTTCCGGCAAGCGGTGGAAGATGTCATGCGCCATCCCGCCGCCCTCAAGCGCTGGTATCTGTCCGTTATCGACGAACTGGCCCGAAAGACGCCCGTCTGGACCTGCTGCATTGAAGGGTTGCTCTGGTGCGAGGTCGACTGCCCCGCAGACCTGAAACATGCCGAAAAGGTGGTGCGCGCCATCGCGGATAGACAGGCCGGCGACATGCGCGGAGCGGTATAA
- a CDS encoding helicase HerA domain-containing protein, which produces MADPIDCRKEFQNMKISVCGKGGSGKSTVVTFLAKQALRKNLDVLVVDADDSNAGLARMLGFDSHPLPLMDLVGGKAMIKKKMGSQSLLSQAQIRIGDFGPDFIRRNNGLALVGIGKILQTMEGCACPMGVLNREFLKKLTLEPNQIALVDMEAGVEHFGRGIDEAIDKVVVVVEPSFDSLQIAAKIRNMAFSMDKKVVAIVNKSPSEAISQKIEQQLARDGLTAIGVLPHDPSVFEACLTGHVPDQGEAFEAVNGVLDRLLAA; this is translated from the coding sequence ATGGCGGACCCAATCGATTGCCGAAAGGAATTTCAGAACATGAAAATTTCTGTTTGCGGAAAAGGCGGAAGCGGCAAAAGTACCGTGGTGACGTTCCTGGCCAAGCAGGCCCTGCGGAAGAACCTTGACGTCCTGGTCGTCGACGCGGACGATTCCAATGCCGGCCTGGCGAGAATGCTCGGATTCGACAGCCACCCACTGCCTCTGATGGATCTGGTCGGTGGCAAGGCCATGATCAAGAAGAAGATGGGCAGCCAGTCCTTGCTGAGTCAGGCACAGATTCGCATCGGGGACTTTGGGCCGGATTTCATCCGCCGCAACAACGGCTTGGCGCTCGTAGGCATTGGCAAGATTCTCCAGACGATGGAAGGGTGCGCCTGTCCCATGGGCGTGCTGAATCGGGAATTTCTCAAAAAGCTCACCCTGGAGCCCAACCAGATCGCTCTGGTGGACATGGAGGCGGGGGTGGAGCATTTCGGCCGCGGCATCGACGAGGCCATCGACAAGGTGGTGGTGGTGGTCGAGCCTTCGTTCGATTCCCTTCAGATCGCCGCCAAGATCAGGAACATGGCTTTTTCCATGGACAAAAAAGTGGTGGCCATCGTCAACAAGTCACCTTCCGAAGCCATTTCGCAAAAAATCGAACAGCAGCTCGCCCGGGACGGCCTCACGGCCATCGGAGTGCTGCCCCATGACCCGTCGGTATTCGAGGCCTGTCTCACCGGCCATGTCCCGGACCAGGGGGAAGCCTTCGAGGCGGTCAACGGTGTGCTGGATCGTCTGCTGGCCGCATAG
- a CDS encoding nucleotidyltransferase family protein, translating to MSDRSADMNPVPASFAAVVLAGDRGAEDPLVKAAGVSCKALVPVAGRPMILRVLDALESAAAIDSCLVCGSSDRLLGKCSELDARIASGKVRWVENQASPSRSAQAALGELPPDRPVLLATADHALLTPQMVDHFCTRAAQSGCDVVAGLAHAEMVAAAFPESRRTVTRLRDGGYCGCNLFALLTPRAGNAVTFWRRVEKQRKHPLRIVKSLGLMAVLRYLLGRLTLEEGLARMSSVMDARAGVVWMPEAEAAVDVDKVEDWVLTEKILCLLNRSD from the coding sequence TTGAGTGATAGATCCGCTGACATGAACCCTGTTCCCGCATCGTTTGCCGCCGTTGTTCTCGCCGGCGACCGCGGCGCCGAAGACCCCCTCGTCAAGGCGGCCGGCGTCAGTTGCAAAGCGCTGGTTCCCGTTGCCGGGCGGCCCATGATACTGCGCGTGCTCGATGCCCTCGAAAGTGCGGCTGCCATAGATTCATGCCTTGTATGCGGCTCCTCGGACCGCCTCCTGGGCAAATGCTCTGAACTCGATGCCCGGATCGCTTCCGGAAAGGTTCGCTGGGTCGAAAACCAAGCATCGCCCAGCCGTAGCGCCCAAGCGGCTCTGGGCGAGCTGCCGCCCGACCGGCCGGTGTTGCTGGCCACGGCGGATCACGCACTCCTCACGCCGCAGATGGTCGATCATTTCTGCACCCGAGCCGCCCAATCGGGATGCGACGTCGTTGCCGGGCTCGCTCACGCCGAGATGGTGGCGGCAGCCTTTCCCGAAAGCCGCCGGACCGTAACGCGCCTTCGCGATGGCGGATACTGCGGATGCAACCTCTTTGCGTTGCTCACGCCCCGGGCCGGCAATGCGGTAACCTTCTGGCGGCGGGTCGAAAAGCAGCGAAAGCACCCCCTTAGAATCGTAAAATCACTTGGGTTGATGGCTGTCCTGCGCTATCTTCTCGGCCGCTTGACCCTTGAAGAGGGATTGGCCCGCATGTCGTCCGTGATGGATGCCCGCGCCGGCGTGGTCTGGATGCCCGAGGCGGAAGCGGCGGTGGACGTCGACAAGGTCGAGGACTGGGTTCTTACGGAGAAGATCCTCTGTCTTCTCAATCGGAGTGACTGA
- a CDS encoding glycosyltransferase: MSRSLLTPRPRKIAIFMRSMQGSGGAERAMLNLAHGLSNQGHRVDMVMARRTGHFLDEIHSAIRVVDLKVRSARECLISLPFLGRDAWFWARMALASKPHFVLGALPKLARYLRREKPDVLISAMDYPNAVAIAAKSLAGDGVPVIATVRNTLSAEVANTKRRRIKAQVEVARYFYPRADALVAVSRGVADDLAQVLGRPDKIETIYNPIVSPDLATKAAQPLNHPWFSGDGPPVILAVGGFKPQKDFATLFKAFAIARRERPLRLLVLGEGKLRQDLTALASQLGIAGDLQMPGFVDNPYPYMARSALLVLSSIYEGLPNVVVQALACGCPVVSTDCPSGPAEILDNGRYGTLVPVKDEDSLAVAMLRNLEVAWDKDLLMKRAQDFSVERATRHYLDVIERVCRNA, from the coding sequence ATGAGTAGATCACTCCTCACCCCTCGCCCCAGAAAAATAGCCATTTTCATGCGTTCCATGCAGGGAAGTGGGGGAGCGGAACGCGCCATGCTCAATCTGGCCCATGGCCTGTCCAATCAAGGTCACCGGGTTGACATGGTCATGGCGCGCAGAACCGGTCATTTTCTGGATGAAATCCATTCCGCCATCCGGGTGGTGGACCTGAAGGTCCGCTCGGCAAGGGAATGCTTGATTTCCTTGCCATTCCTTGGTCGGGATGCCTGGTTCTGGGCACGGATGGCGCTGGCCTCAAAGCCCCACTTCGTCCTCGGCGCCCTGCCGAAACTGGCCCGCTATCTGCGGAGGGAAAAACCGGATGTACTGATCTCGGCAATGGATTACCCCAATGCCGTGGCCATCGCGGCCAAGTCTCTGGCAGGAGACGGAGTTCCGGTCATTGCCACGGTGCGCAACACGCTTTCCGCTGAAGTTGCCAACACCAAACGGCGACGCATCAAGGCGCAAGTGGAGGTCGCTCGCTACTTTTACCCCCGCGCCGATGCCCTTGTGGCGGTTTCCCGCGGGGTTGCAGACGACCTCGCGCAGGTTCTGGGGAGGCCGGATAAAATCGAGACCATCTACAATCCGATCGTTTCACCCGATCTCGCCACAAAAGCCGCGCAACCGCTGAACCACCCCTGGTTTTCCGGTGACGGGCCTCCGGTGATTCTCGCAGTAGGAGGATTCAAACCGCAAAAGGATTTCGCCACACTCTTCAAGGCCTTTGCCATCGCCCGCCGGGAGCGGCCCCTGAGGCTTCTGGTGCTGGGAGAAGGTAAGCTGCGCCAGGACCTTACCGCTCTCGCCTCCCAACTGGGAATTGCCGGCGATCTCCAAATGCCCGGATTTGTGGACAATCCTTATCCGTACATGGCCCGATCGGCACTGCTGGTATTGTCTTCCATTTATGAAGGTTTGCCCAATGTGGTGGTGCAGGCTCTGGCCTGCGGCTGTCCGGTGGTGAGCACCGACTGCCCCAGCGGACCGGCCGAGATCCTGGATAACGGCCGCTACGGCACCCTGGTGCCGGTTAAAGACGAAGACAGTCTGGCCGTCGCCATGCTACGAAACCTGGAAGTTGCTTGGGACAAGGACTTGCTCATGAAAAGGGCGCAGGACTTTTCCGTAGAACGGGCAACCCGGCACTATCTGGACGTCATCGAAAGGGTTTGTCGTAACGCTTGA
- the spt gene encoding serine palmitoyltransferase, whose amino-acid sequence MGLFDKLAFISQARQALEEMGIDPFNVEIQKILSPTEARIAGRKVLLAGTNNYLGLTFDPRCIEAACQATRSEGTGTTGSRTANGTFAGHRALERELAEFFGCAKAIVFSTGFVANLGVISTLTGPGDTLIIDGDSHASIYDGCRMGGADILRFRHNDTADLEKRLRRLGDRTKNTLVIVEGIYSMLGDRAPLAEIVSLKKQYGFWLMVDEAHSLGVLGQNGRGLAEECGCMDDVDFIIGTFSKSLGAIGGFCVSNHPELDLVRYASRSYLFTASPSPATIASVRRALQILAAGTDLRERLWANAHRLYEGLSELGYRLGPEPTPVVAVHMGSKEETLACWKELLESGIYVNLVWPPAAPKGESLLRCSVSAAHTEEQIERLLTAFAELAHRSAAPPSPDTHE is encoded by the coding sequence ATGGGACTCTTCGATAAACTCGCATTCATTTCCCAAGCGCGCCAGGCGCTGGAGGAGATGGGGATCGATCCATTCAACGTGGAGATTCAGAAGATCCTCTCCCCAACCGAAGCCCGTATAGCCGGCCGCAAGGTGCTTCTAGCGGGTACCAACAACTACCTCGGGCTGACCTTCGATCCCCGGTGCATCGAGGCGGCCTGTCAGGCTACCCGCTCGGAAGGGACCGGCACCACCGGCTCGCGAACGGCCAATGGCACATTCGCCGGGCATCGCGCCCTGGAAAGGGAACTGGCCGAGTTCTTCGGCTGCGCCAAAGCCATCGTCTTTTCCACGGGTTTTGTGGCCAACCTGGGCGTCATCTCCACCCTCACCGGCCCTGGGGACACCTTGATTATAGACGGCGACTCCCATGCCAGCATCTACGACGGCTGCCGGATGGGGGGAGCCGACATCCTCCGGTTCCGGCACAACGACACCGCCGACCTCGAAAAGCGACTGCGCCGCCTGGGTGACCGCACAAAGAATACCCTGGTCATCGTCGAGGGGATCTACAGCATGCTCGGCGACCGGGCGCCTCTGGCCGAAATCGTCTCACTGAAGAAACAATACGGCTTCTGGCTCATGGTCGACGAGGCCCATTCGCTGGGGGTTCTCGGCCAAAATGGCAGGGGGCTTGCGGAAGAGTGCGGCTGTATGGATGACGTCGATTTCATCATCGGCACCTTCAGCAAAAGCCTCGGGGCCATCGGCGGATTCTGCGTGAGCAACCATCCGGAGCTGGACCTGGTACGCTATGCGAGCCGCTCCTACCTCTTTACCGCGTCTCCGTCCCCGGCCACCATCGCCTCGGTGCGCCGAGCGCTTCAGATTCTTGCCGCCGGAACGGATCTGCGCGAACGTCTCTGGGCAAACGCCCACAGGCTCTATGAAGGGCTTTCGGAACTGGGATACCGCCTCGGCCCCGAACCGACACCGGTGGTTGCCGTGCACATGGGATCGAAGGAAGAAACCCTCGCTTGCTGGAAAGAACTCCTCGAGAGCGGCATCTATGTCAACCTGGTATGGCCGCCGGCAGCTCCCAAGGGGGAAAGCCTGCTGCGCTGCAGCGTCAGCGCGGCCCATACGGAGGAACAGATCGAGCGGCTGTTGACCGCATTCGCAGAACTTGCCCACCGTAGCGCCGCACCGCCATCCCCTGATACTCATGAGTAG
- a CDS encoding acyl carrier protein: MSQKDYAEIFEEVKAILRRFDKVPECIREEMEIVNDLGLDSLRVMELVQEVEDVYDISFTLNELAEIRTVRDFVLRIQKEIEA; encoded by the coding sequence GTGTCCCAAAAAGACTATGCGGAAATATTTGAAGAGGTCAAGGCGATCCTCAGGCGCTTTGACAAGGTTCCGGAATGCATCCGAGAGGAAATGGAAATTGTCAACGATCTTGGTCTGGACTCCCTTCGGGTGATGGAACTTGTTCAGGAAGTAGAGGATGTGTACGATATTTCCTTCACCTTGAACGAGCTCGCCGAAATCCGGACGGTCAGGGATTTCGTTTTGCGGATTCAAAAAGAGATCGAGGCCTGA
- a CDS encoding fatty acyl-AMP ligase, which produces MTPTENSIALRQGDFQTLAEALDYAAEGTTGINFYSGKGALEASLSYAQLRDGARSLARKLLGLGLERGERMALVADTDADFVRFFFACQYAGLVPVPLPAAVHLGGRQAVIANLRKLLVSCGAKAAMSSSSFYPFLADAADGLNLVHVGEPAGFDALPETDLPLQHARPDEVAYLQYTSGSTRFPRGVVITQKAVMANLKGIIRNGLGVRPGDRCLSWLPLYHDMGLVGFLLAPMASQLSIDYLRTRDFAMRPRLWPALISKNRATISYSPTFGYALCARRIRPTEIESYDLSSWRIAGIGAEPIRPDILEHFARLLEPAGFHSRAFVASYGLAECSLAVSFAPLGEGLVIDRISAETLAKNGKAIPVEDSKNNGKTRELVFCGAPLPGHEIEIRDEWGRVLPERRCGVLHVRGPSVMSGYFGDRESTKEVLSPDGWLNTGDLAYLAGGQVIITGRKKDMIIINGRNIWPQDIECIAEQMPGIRSRDAVAFSIGEVGEDETVVLVVQCRQFDGTERDRLVQALRGRVREEFGIDCMVELVPPHTLPQTSSGKISRTVARADFLRRNQHLFSAPLQCVGRTGS; this is translated from the coding sequence ATGACGCCGACCGAAAACTCCATCGCCTTGCGTCAAGGCGATTTTCAGACTCTGGCCGAGGCCCTCGATTATGCAGCCGAAGGCACGACGGGGATCAATTTCTATTCCGGGAAAGGGGCGCTTGAAGCCTCTCTCTCCTATGCGCAGTTGCGAGACGGTGCCCGGTCGCTGGCGCGCAAGCTCCTGGGGCTCGGCCTCGAGCGGGGCGAGCGGATGGCTCTGGTCGCCGATACCGATGCCGATTTTGTGCGCTTTTTCTTTGCCTGCCAGTATGCCGGACTGGTTCCCGTCCCGCTTCCCGCGGCTGTACATCTAGGCGGCCGCCAGGCCGTTATCGCCAATTTACGGAAACTACTGGTGTCCTGCGGAGCCAAGGCCGCAATGAGTTCCAGCTCTTTTTACCCCTTTCTGGCTGATGCCGCTGACGGTCTGAATCTGGTCCATGTCGGGGAACCAGCCGGCTTCGACGCCCTCCCGGAGACGGATTTGCCGCTGCAACATGCTCGTCCCGATGAAGTCGCCTACCTGCAATACACTTCGGGCAGCACCCGTTTCCCGCGCGGGGTTGTGATCACGCAGAAAGCGGTCATGGCCAACCTGAAAGGGATCATCCGCAACGGGCTCGGTGTCCGCCCCGGAGACAGGTGCCTCTCATGGCTCCCCCTCTACCACGATATGGGGCTTGTGGGCTTTCTTCTCGCGCCGATGGCTTCGCAGCTTTCCATCGACTACCTGAGGACGCGGGATTTCGCCATGCGTCCGCGGCTCTGGCCGGCATTGATTTCCAAGAACCGCGCCACAATCTCCTACAGCCCCACCTTCGGATACGCCCTATGTGCGCGGCGCATCCGCCCCACTGAAATCGAATCGTACGATCTGAGTTCCTGGCGCATTGCCGGGATCGGTGCCGAGCCCATCCGTCCGGATATCCTCGAACATTTCGCCCGGCTGCTGGAACCGGCCGGTTTCCATTCCCGGGCCTTTGTCGCCTCGTACGGCCTGGCGGAATGTTCCCTTGCCGTCAGCTTCGCCCCCCTGGGCGAAGGCCTGGTGATCGATCGCATAAGTGCCGAGACTCTTGCGAAAAACGGAAAAGCCATTCCCGTTGAAGATAGTAAAAACAATGGAAAGACGAGAGAACTCGTCTTCTGTGGCGCACCACTTCCCGGGCACGAGATCGAGATCCGCGACGAGTGGGGGAGGGTCCTGCCCGAGCGGCGCTGCGGGGTGCTGCATGTGCGCGGACCCAGCGTCATGAGCGGATACTTCGGCGACCGGGAATCCACAAAGGAAGTCCTGTCTCCCGACGGTTGGCTCAATACCGGAGACCTCGCCTATCTGGCCGGCGGCCAGGTGATCATCACCGGCCGCAAAAAAGACATGATCATCATCAACGGCCGGAATATATGGCCGCAGGATATTGAATGCATAGCCGAGCAGATGCCGGGAATCCGCTCGCGGGACGCTGTCGCATTTTCCATCGGCGAGGTAGGAGAAGACGAGACCGTAGTTCTGGTCGTTCAGTGCCGTCAGTTCGACGGGACGGAACGCGACCGCCTTGTGCAGGCCCTGCGCGGTCGCGTCAGGGAAGAATTCGGCATCGATTGCATGGTCGAGCTCGTCCCCCCGCACACCCTGCCGCAAACGTCATCCGGCAAGATATCAAGAACCGTGGCGCGGGCCGATTTCCTCCGGCGGAACCAGCATCTGTTCTCAGCCCCCCTGCAGTGTGTCGGCCGAACCGGGAGCTAG
- a CDS encoding NAD-dependent epimerase/dehydratase family protein, which yields MVEPVRESRTDAAPAHVTTVAMTGGTGFIGKSLIHRFLRENIRVRALVRPASISSCFNAPGLSWIHGELNHEESLRQLLDGASAVIYCAGSVRGASMSDFVPANVSGVAKIVHMMRNSVDSPRFLLISSLAARSPELSHYAASKRQGEEVLRSAADGLDWTIIRPPAVYGPGDREMLSLLQWLRRGIAIVPAGGRGRFSLIFIDDLAEAVLSWLVGGAGSGGCFELHDGKAGGYCWEEVCEIASELYRRPVRRVDVPRIALDAVAHVNLALSRLAGYLPMLTPGKVRELCHEDWVCDHSDFSRVTRWAPEVGLREGLLRTLG from the coding sequence ATGGTTGAACCCGTACGGGAGTCGCGCACTGATGCCGCGCCCGCTCACGTCACAACCGTCGCCATGACCGGTGGGACCGGCTTCATCGGCAAATCCCTCATTCATCGCTTCCTGCGGGAAAATATTCGTGTCAGGGCGCTGGTACGCCCGGCCTCCATATCGTCGTGCTTCAACGCGCCGGGGTTGTCATGGATTCATGGCGAGTTGAACCATGAGGAGAGCCTCAGGCAACTTCTCGACGGGGCCTCGGCCGTTATTTATTGTGCCGGATCCGTTCGCGGCGCATCGATGTCCGACTTTGTGCCGGCCAACGTTTCCGGAGTGGCAAAGATCGTACACATGATGCGGAATTCGGTGGATTCTCCGCGCTTTCTTCTGATCTCCTCTCTGGCTGCAAGATCGCCGGAACTTTCGCACTATGCCGCAAGCAAGCGGCAAGGGGAAGAGGTCCTGCGCAGCGCGGCGGACGGGCTCGACTGGACGATCATCCGGCCGCCGGCGGTGTATGGCCCTGGAGATCGCGAAATGCTTTCCTTGTTGCAATGGCTCCGGCGGGGAATCGCCATTGTCCCGGCAGGTGGGCGAGGGCGCTTTTCGCTGATTTTCATCGACGACCTTGCGGAGGCGGTCCTGAGCTGGCTGGTGGGCGGCGCCGGCAGTGGCGGCTGCTTTGAGCTGCACGACGGCAAGGCGGGAGGGTACTGCTGGGAAGAGGTCTGTGAAATAGCCTCTGAGCTCTACCGGCGTCCCGTGAGACGTGTCGATGTTCCGCGGATCGCCCTGGATGCCGTGGCCCATGTCAACCTGGCCCTTTCCCGTCTCGCCGGATACCTGCCGATGCTGACGCCGGGCAAGGTCAGAGAACTGTGCCATGAAGACTGGGTCTGCGATCATTCGGATTTCAGCCGCGTCACCCGCTGGGCTCCGGAAGTCGGCCTGCGCGAAGGGTTGCTTCGTACGCTCGGGTGA
- a CDS encoding glycosyltransferase, whose product MPRIALYLPNFAGGGRERVMLHLAEGFLAGGYSVDLVVNRAEGAYLGRVPQRADVVELKRHNVILGRLLALRATSPKGWRALARPVLFSRKPSGELRYLGSLVRYLRTYHPAGLIAAGPYCNLNAVWARRLVQVCTRVMLTAHNTLSRMIADKGRKGAKWRELPFLIGCIYRQADAIVAVSQGVADDLSSTAGLPRERITTIYNPVVTPELAALPAAPAPHPWLEDGGPPVIVAAGRLVPQKNFPLLIEAFARLRRRRLARLLILGEGEQRGELEALASQLSIAADVALPGFVANPYAAFARAALFVLSSDYEGLGNVVIEALACGCPVVSTDCPSGPAEILDNGRYGELVPVGDAAALSAAMARALDAPPPRELLRRRGDDFTLEDGARRYLDLLLPGRGTSTHE is encoded by the coding sequence ATGCCGCGGATAGCCCTGTACCTGCCCAATTTCGCCGGAGGAGGCAGGGAGCGGGTCATGCTGCACTTGGCGGAAGGGTTTCTGGCCGGGGGATACTCGGTCGACCTGGTGGTCAACCGGGCCGAGGGCGCCTATCTGGGCCGGGTGCCGCAGCGCGCCGATGTGGTGGAACTCAAACGCCACAACGTAATCCTGGGCCGGCTTCTCGCCTTGCGCGCGACCTCGCCTAAGGGGTGGCGTGCCTTAGCAAGGCCGGTGTTGTTTTCGCGTAAGCCGAGTGGGGAATTACGGTATCTGGGTTCGTTGGTCCGCTATTTGCGTACATATCACCCAGCAGGTTTGATCGCCGCCGGCCCCTATTGCAACCTGAACGCCGTCTGGGCCAGGCGGCTGGTGCAGGTCTGCACCCGCGTGATGCTGACCGCGCACAACACGCTGTCGCGCATGATCGCGGACAAGGGGCGCAAGGGCGCGAAGTGGCGCGAGCTGCCGTTCCTGATCGGGTGCATCTACCGGCAGGCCGACGCCATCGTTGCCGTTTCGCAGGGTGTCGCGGATGACTTGAGCAGCACTGCAGGGTTACCGCGCGAGCGTATCACCACCATCTACAATCCGGTGGTGACGCCCGAGTTGGCCGCCCTTCCCGCGGCACCGGCACCGCATCCCTGGCTGGAAGACGGCGGGCCTCCGGTCATCGTCGCCGCCGGCCGGCTGGTACCGCAGAAGAACTTCCCACTGCTCATCGAGGCGTTCGCCCGGCTGCGCCGTAGGCGGCTGGCTCGGCTGCTGATACTGGGCGAGGGCGAGCAGCGGGGCGAGCTGGAGGCGCTGGCGTCGCAGCTGAGCATCGCGGCCGATGTGGCGCTCCCGGGGTTTGTGGCCAATCCCTACGCCGCCTTCGCCCGGGCGGCGCTGTTCGTGCTGTCGTCGGACTACGAAGGGTTGGGCAACGTCGTGATCGAGGCCCTGGCCTGCGGCTGTCCGGTGGTGAGCACCGACTGCCCCAGCGGCCCGGCGGAGATCCTGGATAACGGCCGCTACGGCGAACTGGTGCCGGTGGGCGACGCCGCGGCGCTGAGCGCGGCGATGGCACGGGCGCTGGACGCCCCGCCGCCAAGGGAGCTCTTGCGCCGCCGTGGCGATGACTTCACTCTGGAAGACGGCGCCCGGCGTTATCTCGACCTGCTGCTGCCGGGGCGAGGAACCTCAACCCATGAGTAG
- a CDS encoding CooT family nickel-binding protein translates to MCLSTVFMHVDNTDREIMRDVARVEAEGGGVWLTNLFGEKRFVEGTVRTIDLIDEHLVVLEPSRAG, encoded by the coding sequence ATGTGCCTGAGCACTGTTTTCATGCACGTCGATAACACGGACCGGGAGATCATGCGGGACGTCGCCCGCGTCGAGGCGGAAGGCGGCGGGGTCTGGCTCACCAACCTGTTCGGGGAAAAACGTTTCGTGGAAGGCACCGTTCGCACCATCGACTTGATCGACGAACACCTCGTGGTGCTGGAGCCTTCCCGGGCGGGGTGA